A section of the Spirosoma pollinicola genome encodes:
- a CDS encoding sulfatase family protein, translating to MNRKNTTIFILAVGAVFTGLLAMIGHGIKEQETAPPTRPNIIFIISDDHTSQAISAYGSKLAKTPNIDRIAREGAILYNNVVANSICGPSRATLLTGQFSHRNGYKFNEKVFDINQPVFAEELQKNGYQTAWIGKMHLGSLPHGFDYLNILPGHGSYYNSDFVDSNNKTTRRMGYVTDVVTSLSTDWLDKRDASKPFFLVVGHKATHREWLPAPEDLGAYDNVTFPLPATFYDKYEGRTAAQKQDMSIDKTMILDRDLKIHADYDAKGAMFSYNRFTPEQKKPFYEYYENKISKEFDEKKLSGKALVEWKYQRYMKDYLSVANSLDRNIGKLLDYLDKSGLAKNTIVVYTSDQGFYLGEHGWFDKRWIYEESLKTPFVIRYPGVIKPGSQVRQVVSNVDWAPTLLNLAGTPIPAYIQGESFLPLLKGQQKGWRDQAYYHYYEYPQPHHVSPHFGLRTDRYTLARFYGPDDFWELYDIQKDPQNLKNLYGAKGYETITASLKGKLKEQIVKYKDEEALKLLESKP from the coding sequence ATGAACAGAAAAAATACAACGATCTTCATTCTTGCAGTGGGTGCGGTGTTTACCGGTTTGCTGGCTATGATTGGTCATGGCATCAAAGAACAGGAAACTGCCCCGCCAACCAGGCCCAACATTATTTTCATCATTTCGGACGACCATACCTCGCAGGCGATAAGTGCCTATGGAAGTAAACTGGCCAAAACGCCCAACATCGACCGGATCGCTCGGGAAGGAGCCATTCTCTACAACAATGTTGTGGCCAACTCCATCTGCGGACCAAGCCGGGCCACGTTGCTAACCGGCCAGTTTTCGCACCGGAATGGCTATAAATTCAATGAGAAGGTATTTGATATTAATCAGCCCGTTTTTGCGGAGGAGTTACAGAAAAATGGCTATCAGACTGCCTGGATTGGGAAAATGCACCTGGGCAGCCTGCCGCACGGTTTCGACTACCTGAACATACTACCGGGGCATGGCAGTTATTACAATTCCGATTTTGTCGACTCTAATAACAAGACAACCCGACGCATGGGCTACGTTACCGATGTAGTGACGAGCTTGTCGACCGACTGGCTTGATAAACGGGATGCCTCTAAGCCTTTCTTTTTGGTCGTGGGCCACAAAGCAACCCACCGCGAATGGCTACCAGCTCCCGAAGATTTAGGGGCTTATGATAATGTTACATTCCCTTTACCCGCTACCTTTTACGACAAGTACGAAGGACGTACGGCCGCCCAAAAGCAGGATATGAGTATCGATAAAACCATGATTCTGGATAGGGACCTGAAAATACATGCCGATTATGACGCCAAAGGAGCCATGTTTTCCTATAATCGGTTTACGCCAGAACAGAAAAAACCGTTTTATGAGTACTACGAAAATAAAATCAGTAAAGAGTTCGACGAAAAGAAACTCAGCGGTAAGGCGTTAGTTGAATGGAAATACCAGCGTTATATGAAAGACTACCTGTCGGTTGCGAATTCGCTGGATCGCAACATTGGTAAGTTGCTCGATTACCTGGATAAAAGCGGTCTGGCTAAAAACACAATAGTCGTTTATACGTCGGATCAGGGCTTTTATTTGGGGGAGCATGGTTGGTTCGATAAGCGGTGGATCTATGAAGAGTCGTTGAAAACGCCGTTTGTGATTCGGTATCCGGGCGTTATCAAACCCGGCAGTCAGGTTCGGCAGGTAGTTTCCAATGTTGACTGGGCGCCTACGTTACTCAACCTGGCTGGCACTCCCATACCAGCGTATATTCAGGGAGAATCGTTTTTGCCCCTGCTGAAAGGCCAACAGAAAGGCTGGCGAGATCAGGCCTATTACCATTATTATGAATATCCGCAACCGCACCACGTGTCACCCCATTTTGGGCTGCGCACAGACCGCTATACCCTGGCGCGTTTTTACGGTCCCGATGATTTCTGGGAGTTATATGATATTCAGAAAGATCCTCAGAATCTGAAAAACCTGTACGGCGCAAAAGGGTATGAAACCATTACAGCCTCGCTGAAAGGGAAACTGAAAGAGCAGATTGTGAAGTATAAAGATGAGGAAGCGCTCAAACTGTTGGAAAGTAAGCCATGA
- a CDS encoding porin family protein — protein sequence MNTNLRLLLALLCLPTTVLLGQQKLSMSVTVAPTLSHTNYNYRFFYPNSDGQVVEPVYMNGPRWANGYSAGLSLLYTYAPDWTVSSGVWFQQVTTRQARQAASGEGTVTVHNRIVRIPLLLSYTSSMKRLSPYFSLGLLTDVPIPSRVIVTRTGQSTQYLGLENSRRPIFHLLVGAGVQYKLNRRYTLMAQPVWTYKFGQLGGASTYDASFEVSMLTQVAYTF from the coding sequence ATGAACACGAATCTTCGTCTGCTTCTCGCCCTTCTGTGCTTGCCAACGACTGTATTGCTGGGGCAGCAAAAGCTTTCGATGTCGGTAACGGTGGCCCCCACGCTTTCGCATACGAATTACAACTACCGCTTTTTTTATCCAAACAGCGACGGTCAGGTTGTGGAACCGGTATATATGAATGGTCCCCGCTGGGCAAATGGCTATTCGGCAGGGTTATCGCTCCTGTACACCTACGCCCCCGACTGGACGGTTTCATCGGGTGTCTGGTTTCAACAGGTAACTACCCGACAGGCTCGTCAGGCGGCTTCTGGCGAGGGCACCGTTACGGTGCATAACCGGATTGTTCGCATTCCGCTGTTGCTCAGTTACACATCGTCGATGAAACGCTTATCACCCTATTTTTCACTCGGCTTGCTAACCGATGTTCCCATTCCCTCACGGGTGATTGTTACCCGAACGGGGCAGTCAACGCAGTACTTAGGGCTCGAAAACAGCCGCCGTCCCATTTTCCACCTTCTTGTTGGTGCTGGCGTTCAGTACAAATTGAATCGGCGGTATACGCTCATGGCACAACCCGTCTGGACCTATAAATTCGGACAACTGGGCGGAGCCAGTACCTACGACGCTTCGTTTGAGGTTAGTATGCTGACGCAGGTGGCGTATACGTTTTAA
- a CDS encoding fasciclin domain-containing protein, with translation MNKKPYLGWAMALSLFVGTCVSVVAQEVNSSVQTTATTTMKAGTSTGKDLAISAAKSASHTILFRALRVSGLTEQASGKGPFTVFAPTNEAFEKLPAGTVDEFWKPAAKPKLVKLLAYHVVKGKFTADQLQDGQKLKTVTGGTLTVGKQGDNITITDGAGNTATINQADVEATNGIVHSIDTVLMPTVSK, from the coding sequence ATGAACAAGAAACCATATTTGGGATGGGCAATGGCCCTATCCCTTTTTGTTGGCACCTGTGTGTCGGTTGTAGCGCAGGAAGTGAATTCGTCCGTACAAACAACTGCCACAACGACTATGAAGGCAGGCACATCGACCGGAAAAGATTTGGCGATTAGTGCGGCAAAGTCGGCGAGCCACACCATTTTATTTCGGGCGCTGCGGGTGTCGGGTCTAACTGAGCAAGCCAGCGGAAAAGGACCCTTCACGGTTTTCGCGCCGACGAACGAGGCTTTCGAAAAACTACCTGCTGGCACTGTTGATGAGTTCTGGAAGCCAGCCGCCAAGCCTAAACTGGTAAAACTATTGGCCTATCACGTCGTGAAAGGGAAATTCACGGCTGATCAGTTGCAGGATGGGCAGAAACTTAAAACCGTAACGGGTGGAACCCTGACCGTAGGAAAGCAGGGCGATAACATAACCATAACCGATGGGGCTGGTAACACGGCCACAATAAATCAGGCTGATGTGGAGGCTACCAATGGTATCGTACACTCGATTGATACCGTTCTGATGCCGACTGTATCGAAATAA
- a CDS encoding gliding motility-associated C-terminal domain-containing protein: MQVVSKEIPQLVRTGTVLVISLLLSLCARATHIIGGDMSMRAVGTTPGLFLLQLNQYWDETKVVPGPTGNKDNSVTLLVYRKKNPILVERITLLLKETLPLTFDNTACATLRQLNFTQANYYENYQFDTNKYTDPGGYYIVWERCCRNDNLTNVNSASADGVGMVFYMEFPAMTKNGSKFTNSAPDFQLPNGDYICINKPFTFDAAATDSDGDQLRYSLVTPLNGYTNRGVPTSVDQSSRASYPTITWAPGYGLANIIPGNPALAINATTGQLTVRANQEGLYLFTVQCEEYRNGERIGVVRRDFQLPVVDCSKNTPPPAVVLSDGKASSDITWCSSSKPLVLSVEKNPIWAYQWQKDGANIRGSITDTLQVTASGVYTVVKSQANVCANDTTSQAVKVTVSIAQPVKLSVTSPAPYCTGDTVTIQADGQPGTQYQWRRDGRSLGGDQATLRVYQSGTYRVSTKSALAGCDGLDSLQVTINAVPTVKISATAAKLCPDSTVQLTAATEGGASYIWQRDGAKLTDNTPVLTARQAGSYQVTATAPTGCTALSEKYELGQFDRQTVQFDSLAPVCITNTAIVSLKAQPTGGIYAGPGVQGDRFDPAVAGVGWHKLTYTILSVDGCRVSQSRQAVVSPGPVLTGQTVYGIVKGSSVQLVTQSNEPISRYHWEPPTALSQTDVASPEANPIETTPYQLTAISVSGCLATFSVLVEVSEPLYIPSAFSPNADGQNDAWVIPNISSFPQVEVSIFNRWGELLFFSKGYAQPWDGTYHQEPVEMGVYTYQIRTLNGSLTTTYRGQLTVIH, from the coding sequence ATGCAAGTGGTGTCGAAAGAAATTCCCCAACTGGTAAGGACGGGGACAGTGCTGGTAATTAGTTTGCTTTTATCCTTATGCGCCCGGGCAACACACATCATTGGGGGCGACATGAGTATGCGGGCGGTTGGCACGACACCCGGCCTCTTTTTATTACAATTGAATCAGTACTGGGATGAAACCAAAGTCGTGCCAGGCCCCACTGGTAACAAAGACAATTCGGTAACATTGCTGGTTTACCGAAAGAAGAATCCGATTCTTGTTGAGCGAATCACCCTTTTGCTCAAGGAAACCCTACCGCTTACGTTCGATAATACAGCCTGTGCTACGCTCCGTCAGCTGAATTTTACGCAAGCTAATTATTACGAGAACTACCAGTTCGACACCAATAAATATACCGATCCCGGCGGGTATTATATTGTGTGGGAACGTTGCTGCCGAAACGACAATCTGACGAATGTAAATAGTGCTTCGGCAGATGGAGTTGGCATGGTCTTCTACATGGAATTTCCGGCCATGACGAAAAACGGGTCGAAGTTCACCAATTCAGCGCCTGATTTCCAGTTGCCAAACGGTGATTATATTTGCATCAACAAACCATTTACATTTGATGCCGCAGCAACAGATAGCGATGGCGACCAGCTACGGTATTCACTCGTTACTCCCCTTAATGGGTACACAAATCGGGGCGTACCAACTAGTGTTGACCAATCGTCACGAGCCAGTTACCCTACAATTACGTGGGCACCAGGTTACGGCTTAGCAAATATTATACCTGGTAACCCAGCCCTTGCCATTAATGCTACAACAGGCCAACTAACCGTTCGGGCTAATCAAGAAGGACTTTACCTGTTTACCGTTCAATGCGAAGAGTATCGGAATGGTGAACGCATTGGCGTAGTACGCCGGGATTTTCAATTACCCGTTGTCGACTGCTCTAAAAATACTCCCCCCCCGGCGGTAGTTCTGTCTGATGGTAAAGCTTCTTCGGACATCACTTGGTGTAGCAGTAGTAAACCATTGGTGCTGAGTGTGGAGAAAAATCCGATCTGGGCCTATCAATGGCAGAAAGATGGAGCCAATATACGCGGCTCTATAACAGATACCCTTCAGGTGACTGCATCGGGTGTCTATACGGTTGTTAAAAGCCAGGCCAATGTGTGTGCAAACGATACCACATCACAGGCTGTGAAGGTGACAGTGTCAATAGCCCAACCTGTCAAATTATCGGTAACATCTCCGGCTCCTTACTGCACCGGCGACACCGTTACTATACAGGCCGACGGGCAACCGGGTACGCAGTATCAATGGCGTCGGGATGGACGATCACTTGGTGGTGATCAGGCCACGCTTCGCGTATATCAGTCAGGAACCTATCGAGTAAGCACAAAGTCAGCATTAGCGGGGTGCGACGGACTGGATAGCCTTCAGGTAACCATAAATGCCGTTCCCACCGTTAAAATAAGTGCAACTGCTGCAAAGCTTTGTCCTGATTCAACGGTGCAACTTACGGCAGCGACTGAAGGTGGTGCCAGTTATATATGGCAGCGGGATGGAGCGAAGTTAACCGACAACACGCCTGTGCTAACGGCGCGGCAGGCGGGTTCCTATCAGGTTACCGCAACTGCCCCAACAGGTTGCACGGCTCTTTCCGAGAAATACGAACTGGGACAATTTGATCGCCAAACGGTTCAATTTGATTCGTTGGCACCTGTTTGTATTACGAACACCGCCATCGTATCGCTAAAAGCCCAACCCACAGGCGGCATTTATGCCGGACCGGGGGTGCAGGGTGATCGCTTCGATCCGGCAGTAGCGGGCGTGGGGTGGCACAAACTGACGTATACTATACTGTCTGTTGATGGGTGTCGGGTTTCCCAAAGTCGTCAGGCTGTTGTATCTCCAGGGCCTGTATTGACCGGGCAAACGGTTTACGGGATTGTAAAAGGGAGTAGTGTACAATTAGTAACCCAGAGTAATGAACCTATTTCTCGTTACCACTGGGAACCGCCAACGGCCCTGAGCCAGACAGATGTGGCCAGTCCTGAGGCCAACCCAATAGAAACAACGCCTTACCAGCTAACGGCTATTAGCGTAAGCGGTTGTCTGGCTACCTTTTCTGTGCTGGTTGAGGTCAGTGAACCCCTCTACATTCCATCAGCTTTTTCGCCCAATGCCGATGGGCAGAACGATGCCTGGGTAATTCCAAACATCAGTTCATTTCCGCAGGTCGAGGTGTCAATTTTTAACCGCTGGGGCGAATTACTTTTTTTCTCGAAAGGATACGCACAGCCCTGGGATGGAACCTACCACCAGGAACCCGTAGAAATGGGCGTTTATACGTACCAGATTCGTACCCTAAACGGCTCATTGACCACAACCTATCGGGGGCAATTAACAGTTATCCATTAA
- a CDS encoding EcsC family protein yields the protein MTPYVQAVRNELTRWQQAMQKPPSTFGKLSTSLQRRINRIIPDRVHAIVTAAIKQMTRGVLFGAEFLNRAPIQGQTLIQRDAAVARRIEFYKKTSAAEGGVTGAGGFLLGLADFPILLSLKMKMLFEIASLYGYSVKDYRERVFILYIFQLAFSSQESRQVVYQYIANWPEHSRQLPDDINQFDWLTFQQEYRDYIDLAKMAQLIPGIGAAVGIVVNYRLVNQLGRTAMNAYRMRLLQDQPALLRE from the coding sequence ATGACCCCTTACGTACAAGCCGTCCGGAACGAATTGACCCGCTGGCAACAGGCCATGCAAAAGCCACCTTCAACCTTTGGAAAGCTCTCCACGTCGCTGCAACGGCGTATAAATCGGATTATTCCAGATCGGGTACATGCTATCGTTACGGCGGCCATCAAGCAAATGACGCGCGGTGTTTTGTTCGGGGCGGAGTTTCTGAACCGTGCCCCAATACAAGGGCAAACGCTCATTCAGCGGGATGCGGCTGTAGCCCGGCGCATTGAATTTTATAAGAAAACCAGTGCGGCCGAGGGGGGCGTAACAGGAGCTGGAGGCTTCCTCCTCGGGTTGGCCGATTTTCCGATACTGCTTAGCTTAAAGATGAAAATGCTGTTCGAGATTGCCAGCCTGTATGGCTATTCGGTGAAGGACTACCGCGAGCGGGTTTTTATCCTGTATATATTTCAATTGGCTTTTTCCAGCCAGGAAAGTCGGCAGGTGGTTTACCAGTACATTGCCAACTGGCCTGAACACAGCCGCCAACTACCCGACGACATTAACCAGTTCGACTGGTTGACTTTCCAGCAGGAGTACCGCGATTATATTGATCTGGCCAAAATGGCGCAATTAATTCCGGGCATTGGAGCCGCTGTAGGTATTGTGGTCAACTACCGGCTGGTCAACCAGCTTGGCCGCACGGCCATGAATGCCTACCGTATGCGCCTGCTGCAAGACCAACCGGCCTTGTTAAGAGAGTAA
- a CDS encoding serine hydrolase domain-containing protein yields MSHFFCLFIFISVTLSANSQSLPTTLVPGRVDSFITQLMDSTQVPGLSIAIIRDNKVRYSKGYGLTKADSTQRVSSETVFDAASLSKPVFAYAVLQLVEQSLIDLDKPLFEYFPYPDVAADERYRKITARMVLSHRTGFPNWRKNRKLPQMAMVATPGERFGYSGEGYFYLQKVVEKILGKSLNVIMTERVFIPLKMTRSSYIWNPAFDADFALPHTDAGQPETKYKSSQANAAYSLQTTADDYARFLLTILTPSGIKASTANLMLSPQGRLPKSFSGGDSLSTTLSWGLGFGLESTPANSYFWHWGDNDTYKCYVVANQKSHDAVVYFTNSANGLSLIDEITRQFMGFTPSTVNFLGYKPYKKEQGRLKP; encoded by the coding sequence ATGAGCCATTTTTTTTGCCTATTCATATTTATATCAGTAACCCTCTCGGCAAACTCACAGTCCCTGCCAACCACACTTGTCCCTGGGCGGGTTGACTCGTTCATCACACAACTCATGGACAGTACGCAGGTGCCGGGCTTGTCCATAGCGATCATCCGGGATAATAAAGTTCGCTACAGCAAAGGGTATGGCCTGACCAAAGCTGACTCTACCCAGCGAGTTAGCTCAGAAACAGTATTCGACGCAGCCTCGTTGAGCAAACCGGTCTTTGCGTACGCTGTGTTGCAACTGGTGGAACAGAGCCTGATCGACCTGGATAAACCTTTGTTCGAGTATTTTCCCTACCCCGATGTGGCGGCAGATGAGCGGTACCGAAAAATTACCGCCCGCATGGTGTTAAGCCACCGAACGGGTTTTCCGAACTGGCGTAAAAACAGAAAACTACCTCAAATGGCGATGGTAGCTACACCCGGCGAACGATTTGGCTATTCGGGCGAAGGCTATTTTTATTTGCAGAAAGTGGTGGAGAAAATTTTGGGTAAATCCCTGAATGTAATTATGACAGAGCGGGTGTTTATTCCCTTAAAAATGACTCGTAGCAGTTATATCTGGAACCCCGCTTTCGACGCTGACTTTGCGCTGCCGCATACCGATGCCGGACAACCGGAAACCAAGTACAAGTCCAGTCAGGCGAATGCAGCCTATTCATTGCAAACGACTGCCGACGATTATGCCCGGTTTCTACTAACCATTTTGACACCTTCGGGCATCAAGGCAAGCACAGCCAACCTGATGTTATCACCTCAGGGTCGATTACCCAAATCGTTTTCGGGTGGCGACTCACTCTCGACAACCCTAAGTTGGGGCTTAGGCTTTGGCTTGGAAAGTACACCAGCCAACAGTTATTTCTGGCATTGGGGCGACAACGACACCTACAAATGTTATGTAGTTGCCAATCAAAAAAGCCATGATGCAGTCGTGTATTTCACCAATTCGGCCAATGGATTAAGCCTAATCGACGAGATAACCCGGCAGTTTATGGGCTTCACCCCATCGACGGTCAACTTTCTGGGTTACAAACCGTATAAAAAAGAGCAGGGTCGATTGAAGCCGTAA
- a CDS encoding murein L,D-transpeptidase catalytic domain family protein, which produces MKNVLLLMVALVIVYVASTAYKTVPTIAVKVPVPASVKTKSIAHLDVYDQLNLSKAGLQKSVFEYALRGWQKIDTAKSMLTIVDLSQPSSHKRLYVVDLFNKKLLFNTYVSHGRNSGDLVAKKFSNTQSSFQSSLGFYQTLNTYMGKHGLSLQLKGLEKGFNDNVFNRNIVLHGADYVCEDFIRKTGRLGRSQGCPAVPYAESKGIIQAVKGGSCLFIYSPDSNYLKQSAYLSSEYTSL; this is translated from the coding sequence ATGAAGAATGTTCTTCTGCTTATGGTTGCTCTGGTAATCGTTTACGTTGCCAGCACCGCCTACAAAACCGTTCCGACAATAGCCGTTAAGGTGCCTGTGCCGGCTTCAGTAAAAACCAAATCCATTGCGCATCTCGATGTTTACGACCAGTTGAACCTGAGCAAGGCCGGTTTGCAGAAGAGCGTTTTTGAATACGCGCTGCGTGGCTGGCAGAAGATCGACACGGCGAAATCCATGCTTACCATTGTTGACTTGAGTCAGCCGTCGAGTCACAAACGATTGTATGTGGTCGACTTGTTCAATAAGAAGCTATTATTTAACACCTACGTTTCGCACGGACGTAATTCGGGCGATCTGGTGGCAAAGAAATTCTCCAACACCCAATCATCCTTTCAAAGCAGCCTGGGTTTTTACCAGACGCTCAATACGTATATGGGTAAGCATGGCCTTTCGCTTCAGTTGAAAGGGCTGGAAAAAGGCTTTAACGACAATGTCTTTAATCGGAATATTGTACTTCACGGTGCCGATTACGTTTGCGAGGATTTTATTCGCAAAACCGGCCGACTGGGACGTAGTCAGGGATGCCCTGCAGTACCGTATGCCGAATCGAAAGGCATTATTCAGGCGGTTAAAGGCGGCTCCTGCCTGTTTATCTACTCGCCGGATTCCAACTACCTGAAACAGTCAGCTTATTTGTCCAGCGAATACACGTCGTTGTAA
- a CDS encoding L,D-transpeptidase family protein has protein sequence MNTRRIGIGAVVVVGLVALFFVGKYLITNKQTTPEQAKTDNKKEKTEERSQQVAQLVHQACLYADSVGIDTTRFTLNADAARNEEKLTDVLEEIRYGKKPSRMAFSGLKETVDSTWSAKADPASLDTLSTFAPYKQLVGHYNRLRKQGSSPALADSLRLIRQTLNFYRYINRFDPDQFVLVNIPAGELNVFDRTGKRLLPMQVIAGKPDKMTPCMATYIQDIVMYPYWNVPKNIALEEMLPRMKRNIAYIYNQNLQILDAKDHEVDPEDINWEELSETNFPYRVRQASGCENSLGLLKFNLANPLAIYLHDTNSRDLFKNTTDRWRSHGCVRVQKPVELANLVLGTPTFDAAFMNKCLIDQKPKTLPIPKRFPVFIVYNVADVDSTGKLHFYNDVYSLDK, from the coding sequence ATGAATACACGAAGAATCGGAATTGGCGCAGTAGTAGTAGTGGGTTTGGTCGCTCTATTCTTTGTGGGTAAGTACCTGATTACAAATAAACAGACAACGCCCGAACAGGCAAAGACGGATAATAAAAAAGAAAAGACCGAAGAGCGCTCACAACAGGTGGCTCAACTTGTGCATCAGGCGTGTTTATATGCTGATTCAGTGGGGATTGATACGACTCGATTTACGCTAAATGCCGATGCCGCTCGAAATGAGGAAAAACTAACCGACGTACTGGAGGAAATTCGGTATGGTAAGAAACCGTCCCGAATGGCATTTAGCGGTCTAAAAGAGACAGTTGATTCGACCTGGTCTGCCAAAGCCGATCCGGCTTCGCTGGATACTCTGTCTACGTTTGCACCCTATAAACAACTGGTTGGACATTATAACCGACTTCGTAAACAGGGCAGCAGCCCCGCTTTGGCCGATTCACTGCGGTTAATTCGGCAGACGCTAAATTTCTACCGATATATCAATCGGTTCGACCCCGACCAGTTTGTGCTGGTCAATATCCCGGCGGGCGAATTAAACGTTTTTGACCGGACAGGTAAGCGACTGTTGCCAATGCAGGTCATTGCCGGAAAACCCGACAAGATGACTCCGTGTATGGCGACTTACATTCAGGATATTGTGATGTACCCTTACTGGAACGTACCGAAAAATATTGCGCTGGAAGAAATGCTGCCTCGTATGAAGCGAAACATAGCCTACATCTACAACCAGAATTTACAGATTCTCGATGCGAAGGATCATGAAGTTGACCCGGAAGATATAAACTGGGAGGAGTTATCGGAAACGAATTTTCCATATCGCGTTCGACAGGCGTCAGGCTGTGAAAATTCGCTTGGGTTGTTGAAATTTAACCTGGCCAATCCTTTAGCAATTTACCTGCACGATACAAACAGCCGGGACTTGTTCAAAAACACCACCGACCGCTGGCGGAGTCATGGTTGCGTTCGGGTACAAAAGCCTGTTGAGCTGGCCAACCTGGTGCTGGGTACACCAACCTTCGATGCCGCTTTTATGAATAAGTGCCTGATTGATCAAAAGCCCAAAACGTTGCCCATTCCAAAGCGCTTCCCCGTATTTATCGTCTACAACGTGGCGGATGTTGACTCAACTGGGAAACTACATTTTTACAACGACGTGTATTCGCTGGACAAATAA
- a CDS encoding UPF0158 family protein: MATLGKQQINEIAEQLDCGFRAFWHKITGELIFIPDTRKFPYGDDGAFEEENEQLDANRDDYVEIEPMESRDSFRVMADFAETLTNKTVQDALFRALNKRGPFREFKYVIDNSGEYRQQWFNFKNQRYIDWVTQQVNAYNEEDSQLYFSD, from the coding sequence ATGGCGACACTTGGTAAGCAACAAATCAACGAAATTGCTGAGCAACTGGACTGCGGGTTCCGGGCATTCTGGCACAAAATAACTGGTGAGCTAATTTTTATCCCCGATACTAGGAAATTTCCCTATGGCGATGATGGTGCATTTGAGGAAGAGAATGAGCAATTAGACGCGAATCGGGATGATTATGTCGAAATTGAACCGATGGAATCAAGAGATTCTTTTCGAGTTATGGCAGACTTTGCCGAAACCCTGACAAATAAAACGGTTCAGGATGCGCTTTTTCGAGCGTTGAACAAACGAGGTCCTTTCCGGGAGTTTAAGTATGTGATCGACAACTCGGGCGAATACAGGCAGCAATGGTTTAACTTCAAAAATCAACGATACATTGATTGGGTGACCCAACAGGTAAACGCCTATAATGAAGAAGACTCACAGCTCTATTTCTCTGATTGA
- a CDS encoding FKBP-type peptidyl-prolyl cis-trans isomerase: MNITKDKVAAIHYTLRDSDGNVLDSSQGRDPLYYLHGANNLIPGMEEGLEGRTKGDVLKLDVDPEKGYGKRDPQLIEEVPLKAFGGQKIEVGMQFEANDGQVITVTNVGPETVTVDANHPLADQSLHFDVEVIEVRDATSDELSHGHVHGPGGHH, encoded by the coding sequence ATGAATATTACAAAAGACAAAGTTGCCGCCATCCATTATACCTTGCGCGATAGCGATGGTAACGTACTGGACTCCAGCCAGGGGCGAGATCCATTGTATTACCTCCACGGGGCAAATAACCTGATTCCGGGTATGGAAGAAGGGCTGGAAGGCCGCACTAAAGGCGACGTACTTAAATTGGACGTCGATCCTGAAAAAGGCTACGGCAAACGCGATCCTCAACTTATAGAAGAGGTTCCACTAAAAGCCTTTGGTGGCCAGAAAATTGAGGTTGGTATGCAGTTTGAAGCCAACGACGGACAGGTCATTACGGTTACCAATGTTGGACCCGAAACCGTTACCGTCGACGCAAACCACCCCCTTGCCGACCAGAGCTTACATTTCGATGTTGAGGTTATTGAGGTTCGCGACGCCACGTCCGACGAATTATCGCACGGCCACGTTCACGGCCCCGGCGGGCATCATTAA